AAGCACTGATAATAAGGCATCCCAAACGATTTATAGAAAGGGATCAACCCCTCAGGATCAACTGGATTTCCGCTCGTCGTCGTCACCATTCCTTGGCTTGCAATGAGCGCTTGCAGCTGCTTGTAAGTAGAAGCAACCTTTTCAGCACTCATAATACCGGTACAATCCGTTGTTTTACAGAAACCATTATGAATCTGCAAAAAAGCTAAATAATCTTCAGGAAGAATATAATCTAAGAACAGTTTTTGTAAATCAATAACATCTTCTTCTGATGCCGGAATTGCTCCTCTATAAAAACCTCGGTTTTGACTGACGCTGTACACCATTTCCACTTTCAGCGGATCCGATTTTTTTACCTGAGTCGCAAAACACCCCACATCATCTAATTCTCCAAAAAACTGCGAAATCGCCTCATCCAAATGAAGATGATAAGGGAGCTTCGCAAGCCAATAATCCAACGTAAACTGAATCCTGTCATTTCGGGGAAGTTGACAAAGCTCATGCCAGCCTTTCGGCAGAGCCGGAATAGAATCGCATAGATTTTCCCAATCCATATCGGGACAGTCGTGAAAAGAAATGACCTTAGAAAATTTTTTCCTAGGGATCTCCTCATCGGTATAACCATAATAGTGAAGGACATGCTCGTTCATGAATTTGCAACCATTCGAGTTCTCTTCAATATAAGGGCTTTCCCCTCTCCTGTAAATAAAAAAATTCTAGAATTTTTATTAATTATTAAGCTATAGTAAAGATAGGTAAAGCAATGAATTTTGATAGCAGAGCAGTCATTATTGGAGTTAATCTCCGCGATCTGGAAAGCCAAATCTCGGGAAAACATCTTTTCGTCGACGTTGTCTTCATCGACAGGTCGAATGAAATTCTCCATCCATTGCTCTACCAACTGAACGCCCAGGCAATGCGATCTGACCAAGATTTAGAACAATTCCGTCGCAACGGTTATCTTTCTCTTGGCTGCAACGCCTTTGCAATGGTTGGCGAAGTGATCGGAATTGATAAAAAGAAAAAGCAGATCCATCTAAGAAACAACGATTCTGTCACCTATAAGCACTTGATCACTGCAACTGGATTAAGCCAGACTCAAATGGGTTCTGTCCACGACCAGGAGATGACTGCCGGATTCCATACACTGTCGGAAGCTCTCCGGATCAACAAAAATGCAAGACAGCTGCATAGCAGCCCTTCATTTGAGCATCTGCGCTTTAACAAACAACGGACGCATGCCTTAACAAAGCAAAAAACGGCAGATGAATCGACGATTCAAAATCTGATCAAGACTCTTTCACAATACGACTCTTCAAAACCTTTGGAAATGACCTTGGCTGGCACTAGTACCCTGTGTACTAGCCACAGGCTCTATGAAGTTCAGCTCTAAGCATCCCATCCTCATTTACGCATCCGCTTCACTCTTCGGCTTTTATTCTGCAACAGATCTATCCCCTTGGTTAAGCATTCCTTTAACCGCCTTCTTTTTCCTCGATCGAAATCGACTGCTGCTTTGCGCAATCTTATTCTGTACTTTCTTCGCCTATTCGAAAATCAACTACCCGACTCTTTCCATTCCTCCTGAAGGGATTCATTGCCAAGTTCTTTTTACCCCTTCCTCTGTTGCCGCTTCCCGTTCAGCATTCGGCACTCAATGGATCTATCAAGGAACAGCGACCACCCTTCTTCAGAAAAATACAGTTCCTTGCCAAATCCGGCTGCCAAAGCGAGCATCAGCTCTCCGCCCTCCTGCAGACAGATCCTACATGATCAAAGGGATCTTGAAGCCCGGATACGGGTACCAAACCTCTCTTTACCCCGACAAGGAAGAGCCCTGGCTTCCCATCAAAGGAACATGGACCCCGACAGAGTGGCGCTATGCTTCAAAACAATGGGTGAAAGGATATGTGTCCAGACATTATTCCCCTTTCCAGTCCGCTGAATTTTTAGGAGGAATTTTAACAGGAGATTTTGAAGACCAGGCAATTAAGCGATCGTTCGGACGCGCGGGCCTACAGCACATTCTTGCAATTTCAGGTTTTCACTTTACCATCCTTACTGCAGTTTTTCTCTTTTTTTTAAGGCTCCTTCTCCCTCCTAAATGGGCACTAAATACACTCCTCATCCTATTATGTTCTTACTTTGTGTTTTTAGGATGCGGCGCATCCATCTTGCGCGCCTTTCTGATGAGCCTCTGCGCAATCATCGGCCTTTTATGCCGCCTGTCTCCGGTCGCTCTAAATTCATTGGGATTTGCTGTTTTTGCTATCCTTGCAATCGATCCTCTGCTCGTTTTCTCGATCGGTTTTGTTTTCAGCTTCAGCGTTACAGCTTCCATTCTTTTATTTTTTCCTTCGACCTTGAAACTTCTCAACGCTATTTTTCCTTCCAGGGAAGCCCATGTTCTGAAACAGATGGGAATTGCCGACCAACATTGCTATCTCATCGTAACAGCTGCCAAAAACACTCTTGCCCTTGCTCTCGCGGTGAATCTAACCGCAATCCCTTTAACCCTGTTTTTTTTCGGAAAATTTCCTCTGATCAGCCTTCTATGCAATCTAGTTGTCCCATTGATGGTCAGCATATCAATGTTTTTGTTTATTCTTGGCATCTTCATTCCCTGGCTGCACGGCCTGAACCAATTCCTTGTAAGAATTTTGCTAGACTTCGTTGATCAGCTGCCAGCTCCTCTTCATGTGCATTGGCGCCTGCCCTTAAACAAGCCTGCTCTGCTTGGATGGTTGACTGCAGCAGCTTTGCTCGGCATTTGGGGATGGAGAAAAGCGGAGCGGCGCCTGGAAATCATCTATTGACATTTAAAGCGCATTCCTCCAATATTTCCCTCATTAATGGCGGTCGTAGCTCAGGGGTTAGAGCACTGGATTGTGGTTCCAGGGGTCGAGGGTTCAAATCCCTTCGGTCGCCCACCTTTTTTTCCTGTTTATGTCAACTGTCGAAGCGATTATCCTTGGAATCATTCAAGGCCTCACAGAATTTTTCCCTGTCAGTTCTTCTGGACATCTCACTCTGGCTCAACATCTTTTTGGAATTGAAAACCTCTCTCGAATGATCCCTTTCGATCTCGTCTGCCACCTCGGCACTCTTCTTGCCATCTTCATTGTCTTCAGAAAACAGATTAAGTCTTTGCTGACAAGCAACTCCAAGTTTCTGCTTCAAATCATGATCGGCACACTTCCTCTATTCCCCATCCTGCTGATCCTGAAACAAATAGAAAATTTGTACGATCAAACGGAGCTGCTTGGCTATTTTTTTCTGATTACCGCAGCACTCCTCTGGATCGGCATTCGCAGCGGCTACGAGCAGGCAACTGAAAAAAAACAAAAACATTGGATCAGAACCCCTTTAATCATTGGCATTTTTCAAACATTTGCCCTTTTGCCCGGTGTCTCGCGAAGTGGAGCGACCATCTCCGCTGCCAGATTATTAGGTTGGAAAACTGAGGAAGCTCTAACTTTTTCATTTCTTCTTGCAATTCCAGCCATCTTGGGAGGAACTGTTCTCAAAACAATCCAGCTGCTTTCCGGAAACTCATCTCTAATAGGCAATCTGTCCATCTCTAACTACCTGGCAGGGTTTGCGGCGGCATTCGTGTTTGGCTTGGCAGCTCTTAAAATCCTAATCAAGCTGGCAGCTAATCAAAAAATGATGTATTTTGTATGGTATTGCCTGTTGATCGGGCTAGCCTGCATTTTATTGAACTGAAGATTATGAGTGGAAAACGCCGCACAAAAGCGGTCAAAAAAAAATCGAAGAAACAACCGTTGGCAATCAGCGACCTGCCTGCCGAGGCGCAAGGATCGCTACTGTTTGCTCTTGGCCTCATGATGCTGGTCAGCCTTTTGAGTTTCGCGTACGGCGAAGGCTCAACCAATTGGCTGGGCCTTGTCGGCTATACCCTTGGCTGGATCCAAACTGCCCTGCTTGGACTGTCGAGCTACCTGCTTGCAGTCTACGTCGGGTGGATCGGCTGGCGCATCATGTTCAAAAAATCGATCAACAACCTTGTTTTCAAGCATTTGAAGGTTGGGCTTCTCATGGTTTCCTTCAGCTTGATCCTAACCTCCATCGAAGAACTTTTTCCCTCTGCATCCGAGCAGATCAGAAGCTTTTTCTACACCCAGCTTTCCCGGCGCAACCTTCACTTCCATCTCGGAGGAGCTCCTTTCTACTTTCTCTATAAAGACTTGCCGTTATTGAATTTGGAAAAAATCCTAAACGCTGGAGGTGTGCTGATCACCTCTTTTTGCCTGCTCCTTGCCAGCATCCTGCTTTTAACCAAAACTAATCCCCGTTCCATTTTTTCCTTTTTTGCTTCGCTTAAGGAAAAAATCGGGGAACAATTCAAACAGGAATTGAAGCCGGCTCCTGTTATTCAAGAACCCGGAATTAGGCCCAACCTCTTACGCAATGTCAAATTGCGCATCCCTTCTTTTTCTTCTGCGAAAAAAGAAAAAAAAGAAGATCATGAACTATTGGAGATCAATCCCGATCTAAACTTGAAAGACCGTCCGTCAATCTCAAGAAAATCTCTAAGTGAAGCATCTTCGAGCTCGCAGCCATTTGAAGGGCATAAAGAGCGGATGCGCACTCAGGCAAAAGAGACACCGACTAAACCGGAAACTAAAGAGGAACGCAGGGAACGCGCATTGCAAGAGCAAAGCGTGTACAACGGCGACTTTACGAATTACAAACTTCCTGTGTCCTCCATGCTGACGCCGCCCAAAAGAGTGGATCAATCGTCACTCAAAAAAGATCTGCGCCGTCAGGCCGAAGTTTTGGAGGAAACGCTGCTCAGCTTCGGAATTGAAGCAAAAGTGGGCCAGATCAATTGCGGTCCAACCATCACATCGTTTGAAGTGCATCCCGCAATTGGCGTGAAAGTGCAGAAAATCAAGGCACTAGAAAGCGACATCGCCCTTAATATGGAAGCAAAATCGATCCGTATTCTGGCTCCAATCCCCGGCAAAGCAGCCATTGGGATCGAAGTTCCCAATCCAAATCCGCAAGAGGTCGGATTTAAAGAATTGCTCAATTCTTACCAGCAGGGATCAAAAAAGTACCAAGTCCCTCTTCTGCTTGGAAAAACCGTCAACGGCGATTATGTGACCGAAGACCTTGCACGGATGCCTCATTTGATTATCGCGGGTGCAACAGGATCGGGAAAATCGGTCTGTATCAATACGATCGTGATGTCGATTCTGATGAACGCAAAGCCTGATGAGATCAAAATGATCATGGTGGATCCCAAGAAGGTCGAGCTGACTCCCTATACACGCCTTCCCCACATGCTTGCTCCGGTCATTACCGAACCTGCTGGCGCTTGCGCCGCTCTTCACTGGCTCGTCAAAGAGATGGAAAACCGCTATGAGATCCTCAAACAGGTGGGATATAGAAACATCACCTCTTTCAATGAGAGGAAAATCGATCGGGAATTTGAAGAGGGATTGAAAAAAGAGATTCCGGAAAAGATGCATTACATTGTTTGC
This genomic window from Waddlia chondrophila WSU 86-1044 contains:
- a CDS encoding SMI1/KNR4 family protein, whose amino-acid sequence is MNEHVLHYYGYTDEEIPRKKFSKVISFHDCPDMDWENLCDSIPALPKGWHELCQLPRNDRIQFTLDYWLAKLPYHLHLDEAISQFFGELDDVGCFATQVKKSDPLKVEMVYSVSQNRGFYRGAIPASEEDVIDLQKLFLDYILPEDYLAFLQIHNGFCKTTDCTGIMSAEKVASTYKQLQALIASQGMVTTTSGNPVDPEGLIPFYKSFGMPYYQCFWSGWHPEQEMGNVYYSGEMNSISEIGNGESSETMTFPTFLGWLIFYLEQMNI
- a CDS encoding ComEC/Rec2 family competence protein → MKFSSKHPILIYASASLFGFYSATDLSPWLSIPLTAFFFLDRNRLLLCAILFCTFFAYSKINYPTLSIPPEGIHCQVLFTPSSVAASRSAFGTQWIYQGTATTLLQKNTVPCQIRLPKRASALRPPADRSYMIKGILKPGYGYQTSLYPDKEEPWLPIKGTWTPTEWRYASKQWVKGYVSRHYSPFQSAEFLGGILTGDFEDQAIKRSFGRAGLQHILAISGFHFTILTAVFLFFLRLLLPPKWALNTLLILLCSYFVFLGCGASILRAFLMSLCAIIGLLCRLSPVALNSLGFAVFAILAIDPLLVFSIGFVFSFSVTASILLFFPSTLKLLNAIFPSREAHVLKQMGIADQHCYLIVTAAKNTLALALAVNLTAIPLTLFFFGKFPLISLLCNLVVPLMVSISMFLFILGIFIPWLHGLNQFLVRILLDFVDQLPAPLHVHWRLPLNKPALLGWLTAAALLGIWGWRKAERRLEIIY
- a CDS encoding undecaprenyl-diphosphate phosphatase, giving the protein MSTVEAIILGIIQGLTEFFPVSSSGHLTLAQHLFGIENLSRMIPFDLVCHLGTLLAIFIVFRKQIKSLLTSNSKFLLQIMIGTLPLFPILLILKQIENLYDQTELLGYFFLITAALLWIGIRSGYEQATEKKQKHWIRTPLIIGIFQTFALLPGVSRSGATISAARLLGWKTEEALTFSFLLAIPAILGGTVLKTIQLLSGNSSLIGNLSISNYLAGFAAAFVFGLAALKILIKLAANQKMMYFVWYCLLIGLACILLN
- a CDS encoding FtsK/SpoIIIE family DNA translocase, encoding MVLPVDRASLHFIELKIMSGKRRTKAVKKKSKKQPLAISDLPAEAQGSLLFALGLMMLVSLLSFAYGEGSTNWLGLVGYTLGWIQTALLGLSSYLLAVYVGWIGWRIMFKKSINNLVFKHLKVGLLMVSFSLILTSIEELFPSASEQIRSFFYTQLSRRNLHFHLGGAPFYFLYKDLPLLNLEKILNAGGVLITSFCLLLASILLLTKTNPRSIFSFFASLKEKIGEQFKQELKPAPVIQEPGIRPNLLRNVKLRIPSFSSAKKEKKEDHELLEINPDLNLKDRPSISRKSLSEASSSSQPFEGHKERMRTQAKETPTKPETKEERRERALQEQSVYNGDFTNYKLPVSSMLTPPKRVDQSSLKKDLRRQAEVLEETLLSFGIEAKVGQINCGPTITSFEVHPAIGVKVQKIKALESDIALNMEAKSIRILAPIPGKAAIGIEVPNPNPQEVGFKELLNSYQQGSKKYQVPLLLGKTVNGDYVTEDLARMPHLIIAGATGSGKSVCINTIVMSILMNAKPDEIKMIMVDPKKVELTPYTRLPHMLAPVITEPAGACAALHWLVKEMENRYEILKQVGYRNITSFNERKIDREFEEGLKKEIPEKMHYIVCIIDELADLMMVASNDIETHIARIAQMARAVGIHLILATQRPSREVITGLIKANFPTRIAFKVSSRINSQIILDEVGAETLLGNGDMLMLPPGVHHLTRAQGAYIRDEDINTVVQKICDQSPPNYVIESFDQMESLGALDNAGDISSRDQLYDDALEIVLSTGNASTTFLQRKLKVGYARAASIMDQLEEARIVGPAEGSKPRKILVKSETADDLFDE